The proteins below come from a single Rosa rugosa chromosome 2, drRosRugo1.1, whole genome shotgun sequence genomic window:
- the LOC133733659 gene encoding uncharacterized protein LOC133733659: MFLHPKMDPLLFLFVLLVALFPISESQLDGEPELIARGFISSDLQDAVNDMRAKSYYGFAILLQMVNGSAQQNRPLTFFMPADSQLSESPISVQHLEEFMTSHAIPMPLSFNDLLHFPTGSLVPTGVDNKMIRINNRGRTSFYVSNAHIVTPNICNGTSFRCHGIDAVIQFGNVTAT; this comes from the coding sequence ATGTTTCTCCACCCTAAAATGGATCCTCTATTGTTTTTGTTCGTCCTTCTTGTTGCTCTCTTCCCAATATCAGAATCACAACTAGATGGAGAACCAGAGCTCATCGCTCGCGGTTTCATCTCCAGTGATTTGCAGGATGCAGTAAATGATATGAGAGCAAAGTCTTACTATGGATTTGCAATCCTTTTGCAGATGGTGAATGGATCGGCACAACAAAACCGGCCCTTGACCTTCTTCATGCCAGCTGACTCACAATTATCTGAATCCCCAATCTCGGTACAACACCTTGAAGAGTTCATGACAAGCCATGCAATCCCAATGCCTCTCTCGTTCAATGACCTTTTACATTTTCCAACTGGGAGCCTTGTCCCAACTGGTGTTGATAACAAGATGATCAGAATCAACAACCGGGGAAGAACTAGTTTCTATGTTAGCAATGCACACATTGTCACACCAAACATTTGCAATGGCACTTCCTTCAGGTGCCATGGAATTGATGCAGTGATTCAGTTTGGCAATGTTACAGCTACATAA
- the LOC133733662 gene encoding uncharacterized protein LOC133733662, whose protein sequence is MAAALSWLTVFLYPKKDSNPKTQDGEHVKVSKIGVGGLSSAYSSTAAGFQMPLHYPRYTKADYEKMEEWRLDLLLKQYGLTAVSNGTLEEKRAYAIGAFLWPDQY, encoded by the coding sequence ATGGCGGCCGCCTTGAGTTGGCTTACTGTCTTTCTATACCCGAAAAAGGActcaaaccctaaaactcaagaTGGTGAGCATGTCAAGGTCTCCAAGATTGGGGTTGGGGGATTGTCCTCGGCCTATAGTTCAACTGCTGCAGGATTCCAAATGCCTCTTCACTATCCTCGGTACACGAAGGCCGACTACGAGAAGATGGAGGAGTGGAGGTTGGATCTGCTTCTCAAGCAATATGGCCTAACTGCTGTCAGCAATGGAACTCTCGAGGAGAAGAGGGCTTATGCAATCGGAGCTTTCTTGTGGCCTGATCAGTATTAA
- the LOC133734315 gene encoding PLASMODESMATA CALLOSE-BINDING PROTEIN 5-like, whose translation MPSRFLWLLLALLCLALTPRRSGGQLEEWCIADEQTPADELKMALDWACEKGGADCSKIQENQACYLPNTLEHHASYAFNNYYQKFKQEGATCYFNAAAIVTALDPSHNSCKFEYLP comes from the exons ATGCCATCAAGATTTCTATGGCTTCTGCTAGCTCTGCTGTGTTTAGCCCTTACACCACGAAGATCTG GTGGACAGTTAGAGGAATGGTGCATAGCTGATGAGCAGACGCCGGCGGACGAGCTAAAGATGGCACTTGATTGGGCTTGTGAGAAGGGAGGTGCAGACTGCAGTAAGATACAAGAGAACCAAGCTTGCTACTTGCCTAATACACTGGAGCACCATGCCTCTTATGCTTTCAACAATTACTATCAAAAGTTCAAGCAGGAAGGTGCAACATGTTACTTCAATGCTGCTGCAATTGTCACTGCCCTTGATCCAA GTCATAACTCTTGCAAGTTTGAGTATCTTCCTTGA
- the LOC133730017 gene encoding transcriptional adapter ADA2b has translation MGRSRGNFHSDEDPTQRSRRKKNASSGENLESSAAGQGKSEGKRAYHCNYCNKDITGKIRIKCNSCPDFDLCIECFSVGAELTSHKSYHPYQVLDNLSFPLICPDWNADDEILLLEATEMYGLGNWAEVAEHVGTKSKEQCIEHYTNVYLNSPYFPLPDMSHVVGKNRKELLAMAKGHGEDKKGFPMLGDHNVKEESPFSPSRIKLEDSHKGGPSSRLLSSINTDAESGVRSSGASVAATAGHKKPSNMIQVKDGPGVFKVEEPQVGRKGKKPSSLVNEGPSLVEMSGYNPKRQEFDPEYDNDSEQLLADMEFKDNDTEDERELKLRVLRIYAKRLDERKRRKDFILERNLLYPNPFEKDLSPEEKAICRRYDVFMCFHSKEEHTELLQTVIGEHRTLKRIQELKEARNAGCRTSSEADRYLEQKRKREAEENARRAKESGEVGPSCQGNPNLSSASEMDILGVYGSDLLSEAEKRLCSEMGLPPPFYLKMEEVISIEIFSGNVTKRSDAHHLFKIEPSKIDRVYDMLVKKGIAQS, from the exons ATGGGTCGTTCTCGTGGAAACTTTCACTCCGATGAGGACCCCACTCAGAG ATCAAGGAGAAAGAAGAATGCATCCAGTGGAGAGAATTTAGAATCTTCAGCTGCAG GTCAGGGGAAGAGTGAAGGAAAAAGGGCTTATCACTGCAATTATTGCAACAAAGACATTACGGGGAAGATCCGAATCAAGTGCAATTCTTGCCCTGATTTTGACCTATGTATAGAGTGTTTCTCTGTAGGAGCAGAGCTGACATCTCATAAAAGCTATCACCCGTACCAAGTTTTG GACAATTTGTCTTTCCCACTTATCTGCCCAGACTGGAATGCAGATGATGAAATACTGCTTCTGGAG GCAACTGAAATGTATGGACTGGGGAACTGGGCTGAAGTTGCTGAGCATGTTGGGACAAAGAGTAAAGAACAATGTATAGAACACTATACGAATGTCTATTTGAACTCACCATACTTTCCTCTTCCG GACATGTCTCACGTTGTTGGAAAAAATAGAAAGGAGCTTCTTGCTATGGCTAAAGGGCATGGTGAGGACAAAAAAG GATTTCCTATGCTCGGGGATCACAATGTGAAGGAGGAATCTCCATTTTCTCCTTCAAGAATCAA ATTGGAAGATTCACACAAAGGTGGCCCCTCTAGCCGTTTACTGTCTAGCATCAACACTG ATGCAGAATCCGGAGTTCGCTCTAGTGGTGCAAGTGTGGCAGCAACAGCTGGTCACAAGAAGCCATCCAACATGATACAGGTTAAAGATGGTCCTGGTGTCTTTAAAGTGGAAG AACCTCAAGTTGGCAGGAAAGGCAAGAAACCAAGTTCTTTGGTGAATGAGGGTCCTTCTTTAGTTGAGATGAGTGGTTATAACCCCAAAAGGCAGGAGTTTGATCCTGAATACGATAACGATTCTGAACAGTTATTGGCTGATATGGAATTTAAGGATAATGACACTGAGGATGAACGTGAGCTGAAGTTAAGAGTGCTGCGAATCTATGCAAAGAG ACTTGATGAGAGGAAGCGTAGAAAGGATTTCATACTAGAAAGAAATTTATTATATCCAAATCCTTTTGAAAAGGACTTATCTCCGGAAGAAAAGGCGATATGTCGACGTTATGACGTCTTCATGTGCTTCCACTCCAAGGAAGAGCATACAGAATTACTTCAAACTGTTATTGGAGAGCATCGAACTCTGAAAAGGATCCAAGAACTTAAG GAAGCCCGAAATGCTGGTTGCCGTACATCGTCCGAGGCAGATAGATACCTTgaacagaaaaggaaaagagaagCTGAAGAAAATGCTCGCAGAGCAAAGGAAAGTGGCGAGGTTGGCCCAAGTTGTCAGGGAAATCCAAATTTAAGCTCCGCCAGTGAAATGGATATATTGGGTGTTTATGGATCAGATTTACTGTCTGAAGCT GAGAAACGTCTCTGCAGCGAAATGGGGTTACCCCCACCCTTTTACCTTAAGATGGAAGAAGTCATCTCAATTGAAATCTTCAGCGGCAATGTCACCAAAAGATCAGATGCCCATCACCTGTTCAAGATTGAACCTAGTAAAATCGACAGGGTCTACGACATGCTTGTGAAAAAGGGGATTGCACAGTCTTGA
- the LOC133733655 gene encoding CASP-like protein 2B1 encodes MSYLGVGVSPGNVPVSHSSSTTNLKVIDRRVRVAELVLRFLICGLGLAAALLVATDTQVKEIFMIKKKAKFTDMKALVFLVIANGIAAAYSLLQALRCVMSMVRGNVLFSKPLAWIIFSADQVMAYVAVAAIGAAAQSAALAKLGQSELQWMKICNMYDKFCNQVGEGIASAVIVGLSTILISCISAFNLFRLYGGNKNKSSSRW; translated from the exons atGAGCTACTTGGGTGTGGGTGTTAGTCCTGGGAATGTCCCAGTGTCTCACAGCAGCAGCACCACAAATCTAAAAGTGATCGATCGGAGAGTGAGGGTGGCAGAGTTGGTCTTGAGGTTTCTCATCTGTGGTCTCGGACTTGCCGCTGCTCTTCTTGTGGCCACTGATACTCAGGTCAAAGAGATCTTCATGATCAAGAAGAAGGCCAAGTTCACGGACATGAAGGCCCTTGT GTTTTTGGTGATAGCCAATGGAATAGCTGCTGCTTACTCTTTGCTGCAAGCACTGCGCTGTGTTATGAGCATGGTTAGAGGAAATGTTCTCTTCAGCAAGCCCTTAGCTTGGATTATATTCTCAGCTGATCAG GTGATGGCATATGTGGCTGTGGCTGCAATAGGAGCTGCGGCACAGTCTGCGGCCTTGGCCAAGTTGGGGCAGTCGGAGCTACAATGGATGAAGATCTGCAACATGTATGACAAGTTCTGCAACCAAGTTGGGGAGGGAATTGCGAGCGCGGTGATAGTTGGCCTCAGCACAATCCTCATCTCTTGCATTTCTGCTTTCAATCTCTTCCGATTGTATGGTGGCAACAAGAACAAGAGCAGCTCCAGGTGGTAG
- the LOC133733660 gene encoding TPD1 protein homolog 1A-like produces the protein MASGIIMSSGGVLRSVNGRWRSVCIASLALCFVFMLPLLFVVEDLSHMGGTQGTEAAGEIDDIKRLVVFTKKNTNTAALFGPRPGRKLLQSSDGDGDGDGSDENGDGEGSDGDGDGDGSDGNGNGDGSDGGDMNRVGKACSKDDITIFQGETAPLPSGIPAYTVQILNTCVSGCSISDIHINCGWFSSARLVNPRVFRRMDYNDCLVNDGQPLGPGQTLSFQYANSFRYPLSVSSVAC, from the exons ATGGCATCTGGGATCATCATGAGTTCAGGAGGAGTACTGAGAAGTGTGAATGGCAGATGGAGATCAGTTTGCATAGCTTCTTTGGCTCTCTGTTTCGTTTTTATGCTTCCTTTGCTCTTCG TAGTGGAGGACTTGTCTCACATGGGAGGAACTCAGGGTACTGAAGCAGCTGGGGAAATAGATGACATTAAGAGACTAGTGGTCTTTACCAAGAAAAACACCAACACTGCCGCCCTATTTGGACCTCGACCTGGTCGGAAGCTGTTGCAGTCATCTG atggagatggagatggagatggatcAGATGAAAATGGGGATGGAGAAGGAtcagatggagatggagatggtgatggatcagatggaaatggaaatggagaTGGATCAGATGGGGGTGACATGAATCGAGTTGGGAAAGCATGCTCAAAGGACGACATAACAATCTTCCAAGGGGAAACGGCTCCACTCCCAAGTGGAATTCCGGCTTACACAGTTCAGATCCTCAACACGTGCGTCTCAGGTTGCAGCATCTCTGACATTCACATCAACTGTGGATGGTTTAGCTCCGCCCGCCTTGTCAATCCTAGAGTCTTCAGGCGCATGGACTACAACGACTGCCTAGTCAATGATGGTCAGCCTCTTGGCCCTGGACAAACCCTCTCTTTCCAATATGCCAATAGCTTTCGTTACCCTCTTTCTGTTTCATCTGTAGCTTGTTAG
- the LOC133733658 gene encoding uncharacterized protein LOC133733658, translating into MKPSSRYSSYDARSSTASHHSYPSSSAEFKPKHPATSSSRAVVKSKPSPDPNLTTMVKKFMEKRSSSSSKPKPISGTALVIPPDVIADGLKKTAKNGSNFAALHRKLFGKATGSADKKKEVKALTEVKGNTRTLAMVLRSERELLSLNKDQESEIAELKLMLQEKNKEVDKLKDLCLKQREEIKSLKSTILFPDVMNSQLQELLEKQGSELKQAKQVIPNLQRQVTSLTGQLQCLAVDLAEVKADKHSVRACFQSDDSIPRTPTYHQKESLNSLEFSSCDPTSPGSPDDMFLKDLNPCLTPFCAKSKSKEFDEMGYYSPHGYDESLSKNNVEFGFNSCVRKLTRSSDCCQNSETESRTAHANRRSGDAQRTYGNRTHRNYF; encoded by the exons ATGAAGCCCTCGTCGCGCTACAGCTCCTACGATGCACGCTCCTCCACCGCCTCCCACCACTCCTACCCGTCCTCCTCCGCCGAATTCAAGCCCAAGCACCCCGCCACGTCCTCCTCACGCGCCGTCGTCAAATCCAAGCCCTCCCCGGATCCCAACCTCACCACCATGGTGAAAAAGTTCATGGAAAagcgctcctcctcctcgtccAAGCCCAAGCCGATTAGCGGCACCGCCTTGGTGATTCCGCCCGATGTGATCGCCGACGGCCTGAAAAAGACGGCAAAAAATGGCTCCAACTTCGCGGCGCTGCACAGGAAGCTCTTTGGGAAAGCCACGGGATCGGCGGACAAGAAGAAGGAGGTCAAGGCGTTGACCGAGGTCAAAGGGAACACCAGGACGTTGGCCATGGTGTTGAGAAGTGAGAGAGAGCTTCTCAGTCTGAATAAGGACCAAGAATCGGAGATCGCCGAGCTCAAGTTGATGCTCCAAGAGAAGAACAAAGAA GTGGACAAATTGAAGGACTTGTGTCTGAAGCAAAGGGAGGAAATCAAATCGTTGAAGAGCACGATTTTGTTCCCGGATGTTATGAATTCTCAGCTTCAAGAGTTGCTAGAGAAGCAAGGGTCAGAGCTGAAGCAAGCCAAACAAGTAATCCCAAATCTTCAGAGGCAGGTCACTTCTCTCACTGGCCAGCTCCAATGCCTTGCAGTGGATCTTGCTGAG GTGAAAGCAGACAAACATTCGGTTAGGGCATGTTTTCAAAGTGATGACAGTATTCCCAGAACTCCAACGTATCATCAGAAAGAATCGTTGAATTCTCTG GAGTTCAGCTCTTGTGATCCAACCAGCCCTGGTAGTCCAGATGACATGTTCCTAAAGGATTTAAATCCATGCTTAACACCTTTCTGTGCTAAATCAAAGTCCAAg GAATTTGATGAGATGGGTTACTACTCTCCACATGGCTATGATGAAAGCTTATCTAAAAACAACGTGGAGTTTGGATTTAACTCTTGTGTGAGGAAGTTGACCCGAAGTTCTGACTGTTGCcaaaattccgaaacagaaagtAGAACAGCTCATGCAAATCGGAGATCTGGTGATGCCCAACGAACATATGGCAATCGAACTCACCGTAATTATTTTTAG
- the LOC133730016 gene encoding uncharacterized protein LOC133730016 isoform X2: protein MMLAKTQRFVAWEEHILCHERGNRVVHYYLKKASGESVLAVIGTEKSIRHMLYVVSDEFLDTCGSEGFINACTRWRARREVVHWLGSLLSKRRWSEVSKALSLHGVSARQTDQMVPRKLKGQNSHIEWSGVAWICGKQLKHYPAFCRNGTTVSVHSFVFIMALEKHYYLGYVEDMYEDRKGKKKVKVRWFHHSKEVEDVIPDLNPHPREVFITPHVQVISAECIDGPATVLTPKHYEKCLASVAHSSSSGVHMCFRQLKNHEVRPFSLAKLRGYSNQAILSSLHFPQVSKKIVKCDMLYDKDEEEPIPGDPLRVNCKRNRSYEEHQGLAPGYSSIRNLHTQSQLKNCVPTYPKLKIKLSRKAIGVETVESAPQCPVSFKVDEKIELLCQDSGIRGCWFRCKVLQTSQKLLKVQYDDVQDVDGSGNLEEWVPAFRVAAPDKLGMRCSGRLTIRPCHPSDSAMSSFEVGVPVDAWWSDGWWEGVVAGVDVSGTAIQVYFPGEEKLLTFQRQDIRASREWVDNKWVHVKAKPDILLHISENVSCSIKITTPCASAMAEWCCSKVHTSSKLEVFEEKPELRNLVPMGDELENEKRVNLRKQPCTSNEDENDSSSDGGTCNKDDSIWEEEVDPAYEKCETPEAMEVAAQD, encoded by the exons ATGATGCTGGCGAAAACACAAAGGTTTGTGGCGTGGGAGGAGCACATTTTGTGTCATGAGCGTGGTAACCGTGTGGTGCACTATTACTTGAAGAAGGCATCAGGGGAATCAGTCCTTGCTGTTATAGGGACTGAGAAGAGTATAAGGCACATGTTGTATGTTGTTTCAGACGAGTTCCTCGACACTTGCGGCTCCGAGGGATTCATCAATGCGTGTACCAGATGGCGAGCAAGAAGAGAAGTTGTACACTGGCTTGgatccttgctctccaagcgtCGCTGGTCGGAGGTTTCAA AAGCTTTATCTCTTCATGGAGTCAGTGCTCGTCAAACTGATCAGATG GTTCCAAGGAAACTGAAAGGTCAAAATTCACATATTGAATGGTCTGGTGTTGCCTGGATTTGCGGCAAGCAGCTGAAGCACTACCCAGCATTTTGCAGGAATGGAACTACCGTTTCT GTCCATTCCTTTGTCTTCATTATGGCTTTAGAAAAACATTACTACCTTGGTTATGTGGAAGACATGTATGAAGACAGGAAAGGGAAGAAAAAAGTTAAAGTGCGATGGTTTCACCACAGTAAGGAAGTGGAGGATGTAATCCCTGATCTGAACCCACACCCGAGAGAAGTTTTTATCACACCTCATGTACAGGTGATTAGTGCTGAGTGTATTGACGGTCCTGCAACAGTTTTAACTCCTAAGCATTATGAGAAATGTTTGGCTAGTGTTGCTCACAGTTCTTCATCTGGAGTCCATATGTGCTTTAGACAGCTTAAGAACCATGAGGTTAGGCCCTTCAGTCTTGCTAAGTTGCGGGGGTATTCTAATCAAGCAATCCTTTCTTCCTTACATTTTCCCCAAGTCTCCAAGAAAATAGTCAAGTGCGATATGTTATATGATAAAGATGAGGAAGAGCCAATACCTGGTGATCCCCTGAGGGTGAATTGTAAGAGAAATAGAAGCTATGAGGAGCATCAGGGACTTGCACCCGGTTATTCTAGTATCAGAAACTTGCATACCCAGAGTCAGCTAAAAAACTGCGTTCCAACATACCCAAAgttgaaaataaaattatcaAGGAAAGCAATTGGAGTTGAGACTGTTGAATCTGCTCCCCAATGTCCAGTGTCTTTTAAGGTTGATGAGAAGATAGAACTGCTCTGTCAAGATAGTGGCATTCGAGGATGCTGGTTTAGGTGTAAGGTTTTGCAGACATCTCAGAAGCTTCTCAAAGTTCAATATGATGATGTGCAAGATGTAGATGGATCTGGTAATTTGGAG GAATGGGTCCCTGCTTTTAGAGTTGCTGCTCCTGATAAACTGGGCATGAGATGCTCAGGCCGCCTGACAATTCGGCCCTGCCACCCCAGTGATTCTGCCATGTCTTCTTTTGAGGTTGGAGTACCAGTTGATGCATGGTGGAGTGATGGCTGGTGGGAAGGTGTTGTTGCTGGAGTTGACGTCTCTGGAACTGCTATACAAGTCTACTTCCCTG GTGAGGAGAAGCTTCTGACTTTCCAGAGACAGGATATTAGGGCTTCGAGAGAGTGGGTTGACAACAAATGGGTTCATGTAAAGGCAAAGCCTGATATACTGTTACATATATCTGAAAATGTCAGTTGTAGCATTAAAATCACGACTCCCTGTGCTAGTGCTATGGCAGAGTGGTGTTGCTCCAAAGTTCATACATCTTCTAAACTTGAAGTTTTTGAAGAAAAACCAGAATTACGAAATTTAGTTCCAATGGGTGATGAGTTGGAAAATGAGAAGAGAGTCAATTTGAGGAAGCAGCCATGTACCAGTAATGAAGATGAAAATGACAGTTCTAGTGATGGCGGTACTTGCAACAAGGATGATTCTATTTGGGAGGAAGAAGTTGATCCTGCCTATGAGAAATGTGAAACACCAGAAGCCATGGAAGTGGCTGCTCAGGACTGA
- the LOC133730016 gene encoding uncharacterized protein LOC133730016 isoform X1: MMLAKTQRFVAWEEHILCHERGNRVVHYYLKKASGESVLAVIGTEKSIRHMLYVVSDEFLDTCGSEGFINACTRWRARREVVHWLGSLLSKRRWSEVSNSPSNETTEALSLHGVSARQTDQMVPRKLKGQNSHIEWSGVAWICGKQLKHYPAFCRNGTTVSVHSFVFIMALEKHYYLGYVEDMYEDRKGKKKVKVRWFHHSKEVEDVIPDLNPHPREVFITPHVQVISAECIDGPATVLTPKHYEKCLASVAHSSSSGVHMCFRQLKNHEVRPFSLAKLRGYSNQAILSSLHFPQVSKKIVKCDMLYDKDEEEPIPGDPLRVNCKRNRSYEEHQGLAPGYSSIRNLHTQSQLKNCVPTYPKLKIKLSRKAIGVETVESAPQCPVSFKVDEKIELLCQDSGIRGCWFRCKVLQTSQKLLKVQYDDVQDVDGSGNLEEWVPAFRVAAPDKLGMRCSGRLTIRPCHPSDSAMSSFEVGVPVDAWWSDGWWEGVVAGVDVSGTAIQVYFPGEEKLLTFQRQDIRASREWVDNKWVHVKAKPDILLHISENVSCSIKITTPCASAMAEWCCSKVHTSSKLEVFEEKPELRNLVPMGDELENEKRVNLRKQPCTSNEDENDSSSDGGTCNKDDSIWEEEVDPAYEKCETPEAMEVAAQD; encoded by the exons ATGATGCTGGCGAAAACACAAAGGTTTGTGGCGTGGGAGGAGCACATTTTGTGTCATGAGCGTGGTAACCGTGTGGTGCACTATTACTTGAAGAAGGCATCAGGGGAATCAGTCCTTGCTGTTATAGGGACTGAGAAGAGTATAAGGCACATGTTGTATGTTGTTTCAGACGAGTTCCTCGACACTTGCGGCTCCGAGGGATTCATCAATGCGTGTACCAGATGGCGAGCAAGAAGAGAAGTTGTACACTGGCTTGgatccttgctctccaagcgtCGCTGGTCGGAGGTTTCAA ATTCACCGTCAAATGAAACAACAGAAGCTTTATCTCTTCATGGAGTCAGTGCTCGTCAAACTGATCAGATG GTTCCAAGGAAACTGAAAGGTCAAAATTCACATATTGAATGGTCTGGTGTTGCCTGGATTTGCGGCAAGCAGCTGAAGCACTACCCAGCATTTTGCAGGAATGGAACTACCGTTTCT GTCCATTCCTTTGTCTTCATTATGGCTTTAGAAAAACATTACTACCTTGGTTATGTGGAAGACATGTATGAAGACAGGAAAGGGAAGAAAAAAGTTAAAGTGCGATGGTTTCACCACAGTAAGGAAGTGGAGGATGTAATCCCTGATCTGAACCCACACCCGAGAGAAGTTTTTATCACACCTCATGTACAGGTGATTAGTGCTGAGTGTATTGACGGTCCTGCAACAGTTTTAACTCCTAAGCATTATGAGAAATGTTTGGCTAGTGTTGCTCACAGTTCTTCATCTGGAGTCCATATGTGCTTTAGACAGCTTAAGAACCATGAGGTTAGGCCCTTCAGTCTTGCTAAGTTGCGGGGGTATTCTAATCAAGCAATCCTTTCTTCCTTACATTTTCCCCAAGTCTCCAAGAAAATAGTCAAGTGCGATATGTTATATGATAAAGATGAGGAAGAGCCAATACCTGGTGATCCCCTGAGGGTGAATTGTAAGAGAAATAGAAGCTATGAGGAGCATCAGGGACTTGCACCCGGTTATTCTAGTATCAGAAACTTGCATACCCAGAGTCAGCTAAAAAACTGCGTTCCAACATACCCAAAgttgaaaataaaattatcaAGGAAAGCAATTGGAGTTGAGACTGTTGAATCTGCTCCCCAATGTCCAGTGTCTTTTAAGGTTGATGAGAAGATAGAACTGCTCTGTCAAGATAGTGGCATTCGAGGATGCTGGTTTAGGTGTAAGGTTTTGCAGACATCTCAGAAGCTTCTCAAAGTTCAATATGATGATGTGCAAGATGTAGATGGATCTGGTAATTTGGAG GAATGGGTCCCTGCTTTTAGAGTTGCTGCTCCTGATAAACTGGGCATGAGATGCTCAGGCCGCCTGACAATTCGGCCCTGCCACCCCAGTGATTCTGCCATGTCTTCTTTTGAGGTTGGAGTACCAGTTGATGCATGGTGGAGTGATGGCTGGTGGGAAGGTGTTGTTGCTGGAGTTGACGTCTCTGGAACTGCTATACAAGTCTACTTCCCTG GTGAGGAGAAGCTTCTGACTTTCCAGAGACAGGATATTAGGGCTTCGAGAGAGTGGGTTGACAACAAATGGGTTCATGTAAAGGCAAAGCCTGATATACTGTTACATATATCTGAAAATGTCAGTTGTAGCATTAAAATCACGACTCCCTGTGCTAGTGCTATGGCAGAGTGGTGTTGCTCCAAAGTTCATACATCTTCTAAACTTGAAGTTTTTGAAGAAAAACCAGAATTACGAAATTTAGTTCCAATGGGTGATGAGTTGGAAAATGAGAAGAGAGTCAATTTGAGGAAGCAGCCATGTACCAGTAATGAAGATGAAAATGACAGTTCTAGTGATGGCGGTACTTGCAACAAGGATGATTCTATTTGGGAGGAAGAAGTTGATCCTGCCTATGAGAAATGTGAAACACCAGAAGCCATGGAAGTGGCTGCTCAGGACTGA
- the LOC133733661 gene encoding uncharacterized protein LOC133733661: MKMSTLSSSQLHLLKCTATTLAKSTSSSNPSYRFLNPISSSQQKHPPSYPTISSASLPARKCNIGKASSPKCLEKSSKISTGVDNGNLQSSRFLIMGAVSVGVAMLLMGIDDQQKAMALGPEGPLMEEFWDNVRRYALYALTVSTGALYTVFLPIYELLKNPISAVLVLVILGGSFFILTQVVSAMIGATDFDYQYQY; the protein is encoded by the coding sequence ATGAAAATGTCCACACTGAGCAGCTCCCAATTACACCTCTTGAAATGCACCGCTACCACTCTAGCAAAATCAACCTCCTCATCAAATCCTTCATATCGGTTTCTCAATCCCATCTCATCATCACAACAAAAACACCCTCCTTCATATCCAACTATATCATCGGCATCTTTACCTGCTAGAAAATGCAACATTGGAAAAGCCAGTAGTCCCAAATGCCTTGAAAAGTCATCCAAAATTTCTACAGGAGTTGATAATGGGAACTTACAATCATCAAGGTTTTTGATAATGGGAGCTGTTTCTGTGGGAGTTGCGATGCTGCTGATGGGGATTGATGATCAGCAAAAGGCAATGGCTTTGGGACCAGAAGGTCCACTGATGGAAGAGTTTTGGGACAATGTAAGGAGATATGCACTGTATGCTCTCACAGTGAGTACAGGTGCTCTCTACACTGTCTTCCTCCCTATATACGAGTTGTTGAAGAATCCCATCTCTGCAGTTCTCGTTTTGGTCATTTTAGGGGGAAGTTTCTTCATTCTTACCCAAGTCGTTTCAGCCATGATTGGTGCCACAGACTTTGATTATCAATACCAATATTAA